GATTACGCCCCCAATGTCGCGGCGGTGGAGCGATTTGCGCACCGGATCCTGCCGAGAATTTCTGCGGAGAAGAGCGCGCATTTCCACATCGTCGGGCGCGCGCCCACCGATGCCGTTCGCGAGCTTGGCAAGCTTTCCAATGTGACCGTGTGGGGCGGAGTGCCCGACATGCGACCGTTCCTGGCCGAAGCCGATGCAGTCGTCGCGCCGCTCTCGATTGCCAGGGGGGTCCAGAACAAGGTCCTTGAAGCGATGGCCATGGCACGACCTGTCGTTCTTACCGAAGGGGCGGCGACAGGAATCCCGGCACGCGATGCCGAGCATTTCCTGATCGCGAGCGATGATGCCGCGATGATCGAAATACTGCGAAACTTGCTGGATGGGCATCTCGATGGTGCGGCAATCGGGGCGAAGGCGCGGGAATTTGTCGCACGCGAGATGAGCTGGGAAGCGATCTACAGGCAGGTGGCCTGCATCGTGCAGCCCACGGGTGAGAACTGCCGTGCAGCTTGATGTGGCTCCTGCGGATCGTCCGGCGGAACACGGCGGGTCTTGGTCAGGTGCGGTGGTGCGTGTCTTGCTTGCGTGGGCGGGCCTGTTCCTCCTCACTTTCCGCGAATGGACGCGCATGGCGCACCAGTGGTGGAATATCGACACCTACAGTCACATCCTGCTTATCCCGGCGATCATCGCCTGGCTGGTGTGGTTGCAGCGTGACGAACTGCGCAAGATCCGTCCCTCGGCAGGCTGGATCGGGTTTGTCTGGCTCATTGTCGGCCTAGCGGTCTGGCTGGCGGGCCGCACACTCGACATCAACCTCATCGCCCAGGCCGGTACGCTGGCAGCGTTCCAGGGCGCCGCGATTGCCGTGATAGGAGGGCGGGCGAGCCTCGTCCTGGCTTTCCCGCTGTTCTATTCCTCCTTCCTCGTGCCCTTCGGCGATGAGATCATCCCGCAGTTGCAAGCGATTACAGCACACATCACCACATGGCTCACCGTGGCGAGCGGGATCGAGACGGTGTCCGATGGCATATATATCGATACGCCAGCCGGGCTTTTCATCGTTGCCGAAGCGTGTTCCGGGGTGAAGTTCCTGATCGCCATGGTGACCCTCGGCATCCTGGTGGCACACGCCTGTTTCACAAGTTGGAACCGGCGGTTATGGTTTCTCCTCGCCTGTGTTGTGGTGCCCATTGTGGCCAACGGTGTTCGCGCTTGGGCCACAATATTCATCGCGCAATACGTGGGCGCGGAAGCGGCAGGCAGCTTCGACCATATCGTTTATGGCTGGTTCTTCTTCGGCATCGTGATTGCGCTGGTGCTGGGCGTGGCCTGGCGCTGGTTTGAGCGCGACCCTGAAGACGCCGGATTTACCGCACAGGAAGCCGCCGCATTCCCCGTCATCGAGCGCTTCGACGGCGCACCGGCGAGCGCGCGTGTTGCGCTGGCGATCGTAACTGCGCTGATCGCTTTTGCCGTTCTGGTGCGTCTGGTCTAGGGCACTCCGCCATGTGCGGGATCGCGGGAATATTTCACTACGAAACGGTCAAACCGGTCGATCCCAAGCGGATCGAGGCGATGACGCTCGCCTTGGCTCACCGCGGACCCGACGGGGCGGGGGTCTGGACTGCTCCGGGCGTTGGCCTTGGGCATCGCAGGTTGTCGATCATCGATCTCGAAGGCTCGCCGCAGCCGATGCATTCGGCGGATGACCGCGCGACCATCGTCTTCAATGGCGAAATCTACAATTACCGCGCTCTTCGACGCGAACTTGCACAGGATGGGGCGAAGTTTCGCACCGACGGCGATACCGAAACGATCCTGGCCGCCTGGCAAAAATGGGGGCCGGATTGCCTATCCCGGCTCGATGGCATGTTCGTTTTCGCCCTTTACGATCACGACCGGCGCCAGCTTTTCATCGCCCGCGACAGGTTGGGTGTGAAGCCGCTGTACGTAGCGCAGCTTCCGGGCGGCGCGATCGGCTTTGCAAGCGAGTTGAAGGGGCTGTTGGCTCATCCTCTGATGCGGCGGGAAATCGATCCGCTCGCGATCGAGGACTACATGACCTGGGGCTATGTACCCGACCATCGCGGAATCCTGAAAAACGTGAGCAAGCTGGCGGCCGGGCATTTCATGTTGCTCGACCATGGGCGTCCCCTGCCGGAGCCGAAACAATGGTGGGACGTGAGTTTCGAGGGGAGGGCGAGGGGCAAGACCGCCGACCGCTCCGCCGAATTGCTGCACCTCATGCGCGAAGGCGTGACCAGCCGGATGGTCGCAGACGTTCCGCTCGGTGCATTCCTGTCGGGCGGAGTCGACAGTTCATCTGTCGTTGCCCTGATGAGCGAGGCGAGTAATCGTCCGGTAACGAGCTGCTCGATCGGCTTCGATGTCGAAAGCGTCGATGAAACGGCATACGCCAGGCAGGTGGCGAAGCTCTTCGCAACGGACCACCACGAGCGCATCGTCTCGTCTGATCAGTTCGGCCAAATCGACCGCATTGCCGCGATCTTCGACGAGCCGTTTGCCGACGCCAGCGCCTTGCCCACCTTGCGGGTGTGCGAACTGGCAAGGGAGCATGTCACGGTCGCCCTTTCCGGCGACGGAGCCGACGAAGCCTTTGCCGGATATCGCCGCCATCTCTTCCAGCTGAGGGAAGAACAGGCCCGTTCAGTCTTGCCGGCAAGATTGCGCGGCGCGGTTTTTAGCGGGCTCGGTAAAGTGTGGCCCAAGGCTGACTGGGCACCGCGCCCCTTGCGTGCGAAGACCACGCTGCTGTCCTTGGCCGAAAATGGCGAGGCCGGATATGCGCGCGCCCTGGCGATCCTTTCGCCGGAACTGCGCGATGGTCTTTACGGTGAGACGCTGCTCACGGCGCGCGGCGAGTACCGCGCCGAACAGCCCTTCGAGCAGTTGATGCGAAGGGCACCGGCGCGCTCCGGGCTCGACCGGGCGCAATATGCGGACCTCAAGTTCTGGCTGCCCGGCGATATCCTCACGAAGACCGATCGCACCAGCATGGCAGTCGGCCTTGAAGCACGCGAGCCGTTGCTGGATCATCGCCTCGTCGAGTTCGGTGCCACACTGCCGCAGCGTGAGCGCATCCGTGGCAATGACGGCAAATGGCTGTTGAAGCACACGATGGAGCGCTATCTCCCGCACGACATCCTTTACCGCAAGAAACAGGGGTTCGTAACACCGCTGGCGCAGTGGTTCCGCGGCCCGCTGGCCGACGAGGCGCGGCGCATCGCGTCGAGCAGCCTCCTGGTCGACAGCGGTTGGTTTCAGCGTAGTGCGCTTGTCCGCCTTGCCGAGAACCATATCGAGGGTCGGTCCGACAACGGCCGTACCCTGTGGCAATTGCTGATGCTGGAGCGCTCGCTGCGCCATTTGCGTCCAAGCGCCTAAGCTGCGAGCCCGTGGCCTCGCGCCATGTAATCTGCGCTTTGCATTTCCTTCAGACGGCTTACCGTACGTTCGAATTCGAACGATCCGTCGCCCGATGTGTACAGGTCTTCGGGTTCCGCAGCAGCGGTGGCGAAAAGCTTCACGCTATTCTCGTAAAGCGCGTCGATCAGCTTGGTGAAACGTATCGCCCCGTTGCGGTTCTCCGGAGACAGGCGCGGGATGCCGACCACGATTACCGAGTGATAGGCATGCGCGATGGCGAGGTAGTCGGCAGCCCCGCGGTTTTCTCCACAAAGCCGTTTGAAGCTGAAAACGCCGACGCCCTTGAAGCTCTTGGGCACATGCAGGGTTCGTCCGCCGCCGAGTTCCAGTTCGCCGCTCGGCACGTGCTCTGCATCTTCGGGCGCGTAGTCGGTAAGCCGGAAGAATGCCTCCCTGACCTGCGCGGTAGCGTCATTCCCGAGGGGGGTGTGCCAGGTCGCCAGATCGCCGAGGCGGTCGAGGCGATAGTCGGTCGGCCCGTTCAGGGGGACGAGATCGAGTTCCGCCTGCACGAGATCGATGAACGGCAGGAAGAGCGAGCGGTTCAGTCCGTCCTTGTAGAGGTCGCTTGGCGGTCGGTTCGAGGTCGTGACGATCGTCACACCTTCATCGCAAATCAGTGCGGTAAACAGGCGCGCCATGATCGCCGCATCGGCGGTGTTGTTGACCACCATCTCGTCGAAGGCGAGGCAGCGAACGTCGTTAGCGATCCGTGCGGCAACGGGTGCAATTGGATTGCCCGCTTCTTTCTTGCGTTCGTCACGGATCATGCGGTCAACTTCGAGCATGAACTCATGGAAATGAACGCGGCGCTTTTCCGCGATGGTCAGGGTTTCGACGAAAAGGTCCATCAGCATGGACTTGCCGCGACCGACGCCGCCCCACATGTAGACGCCCTGCGGACGCGTTTTCTTCGCCTGAAAGAGCCGCGACAGCAATCCTCCCGGTTCTTCGGATTCGAGAGCTTTCTGGAGCTTGTCGAGGCGTTCGGCGGCGCGTCTCTGGTCGGGGTCAGGCTGCAACTCGCCAGCCGCGACCAGACGTTCGTAGCGGGCGAGCATTCCCGTCATTGGGGGAGGGGGCGAGTGCGCATCTTCTTCACGATGCCCGAGAATGCACAGATGACATCCTCTTCCTGCACGACCGAACCCCTGACGAACACGAGACTGCCAGTCTCGCGCACGATCTCGCAGACCGCGTCGAGCGGCCGCTTCGGGTCTCCCCCGCCGACGAACTGCGTGGACAATTCCAGCGTGACCGAGGGCCCTGCATTGCCGGTCCCGATCGTGTGCATGGTCGTGAACAACGAGATATCGATCAGGGACAGGGAAACCGCCCCGTGAATGATGCCCTGAAGGTTTTCATGCCGGCGTTCCGGGAACATCCGCAGCCGCGAACGGCCGTCTTCGTCGACGCGCGTGATGAGCTTGCCCATCACGGCGCCGTTGAAAAGGCTCTGGTCCTTCAGGTTCCAATGGCGCCAGCCCGGATTTTCCGGATCGGGGCCATGTTCGAAAACGGTGTCCGGCAGAACCACGTCAGATTGCGCGTTCGGCCATCATCTTCTTGGTTTCCGCGATTGCCTTCGCCGGGCTGAGACCCTTGGGGCAGACATTCGCGCAGTTCATGATCGTGTGGCAGCGATACAGCCGGAAAGGATCTTCCAGCTGGTCCAGCCGCTCTCCGGTCATTTCATCGCGGCTGTCGGCCAGCCAGCGATAGGCCTGCAGAAGGATGGCCGGACCAAGGAATTTGTCCGAATTCCACCAGTAGCTGGGGCAGGCGGTCGAGCAGCAGGCGCACAGGATGCACTCGTACAGACCGTCGAGCTGTTCGCGCTGTTCGGGGGTCTGGAGACGTTCCTTGCCGCTGGGCGTCGGGCTGACGGTCTGCAGCCAGGGACGGATCGAAGCATATTGTGCGTAGAAATGCGTGAAATCGGGGACCAGATCCTTCACCACTTCCATGTGCGGAAGCGGGGTGATGCGGATTTCGCCCTTCAGATCGTCGATCGCGGTGGTGCAGGCGAGGCCGTTCTTGCCGTTCAAGTTCATCGAGCACGAACCGCAGATGCCTTCGCGGCACGACCGACGGAATGTCAGCGTGGGATCGATCTCGTTCTTGATCTTGAACAGGGCGTCCAGGACCATCGGACCGCAATCGTCCAGGTCGATCTCGAAGGTGTCGTAGCGCGGATTTTCACCGCTGTCGGGATCGTAGCGATAGACCTTGAACTTCTTTACCCGCGTTCCGCCGCCTGCCGAATGAGCACGGCCCTTGCCGCTGATCTTGGAGTTCTTGGGAAGGGTAAACGTGGCCATTTTCAAGCGATCCTGTTGCGTTACGCAACCCATCTAGCGGTTCACGCGAGGGGTGCAAGGCCCGGAACGGCCAAATTTCAGCGGGCTTGCGTGCAAAAGACGCACATGGCAGCGCATGGGAGTGCACATCGCAATCTACGACCTCGACCGGACGCTGACGCGTCGACCCACTTTCACCCCGTTTCTCGCTTTTGCAGCGCGGCGGCATGCGGCATGGCGACTTGGCCTTTTCCCGGTCTGGATCGCAGCGATGATCGGTTACCGGTTGGGCCTTTATTCCCGCACTTCGCTCAAGCGTTTCGGCATGAAGCTGATGGTCGGCGATGTCGGGCTCGACCGGTTGGAAGGGCTTGGCGACGAATATGCGGAAGCGCGAATACGCAACCCCGGGCTAATGCCGGGAGTAATGGCAATGGTCGAAGATGACCGCAACTCGGGCGCTGCAATGATGGTGGCAACGGCCGCTTTCGGCTTTTACGCACAAGGCTTCGCGAAGCGATTGGGTTTTGAGCATCTGATCGCAACCCTCTGGAATGGCGAGGAAATACCCGGCGGAAACTGCTATGGCGAAACCAAGAAGAAACGCGTCCTGGCCTGGTTTTCGAGCCAGCGTATCGACCGGGCAGCGGCGCACGTACGTTTCCTGAGCGACAGCTTCGCCGACGCGCCCTTGCTCGACTGGGCGGACGAGCCGTTCTTCGTCACCAGCTCTGAAAGCGACGCCGCGAAGGCGAGGGCGCGTGGCTGGAAAGTTATCGACCCGCTTGCTCTTTGACGGCCGCGGCTATTGCATCTGCCGCGCGCTCGCTCGCCGGACGATCGCCAAGGTCGATGGTATAGGAAAATAACTCGACCTGCTTGTCGCGATATTCCGATGCGATGCGCTCGAAATCGGGCAGGAGGGCCGCAAGTTCGGCGCTCGTCTGCACGACGGGGCCGGCGTCCCAGAACAGGTGCCACTCGTCGTCTTCCTCCAGCTTCTCGCGGCGGCTGTCGAAGAAGAATGCGGCGCGCGGGCGGGCGAGGAATTCGTAGATCTGGCTCGACACGTCACCAATGTAGGCATCGGCTCCGAGCGTGTAGCTCATGTCGAACAGGCGGGTGGAATCGACGTCGATGAGGACGTTTTCGGCTTTGAGGGCCTCTGCCGGTACGTCCGGACGCTTGCGCGCGATCTTGTACTCCGGTGAGACATGAAGCTCTTTCTTGAACAGCATCACATGCGGCGCGAAGATGAGGTTGAAGTCCTTCCCCGCATCGCTCGCGAACCATTTCAACAGCTCTGGCCCCTCGTCGTACCAGCTGGACAGGTTCGGGTCGAAGTGCGGGTTGTAAACAAAGGTCGGATTGTCGTTGTCGAAGAAGCGCGCCTTGGCATCGAGGTCGATCCCTTCGAACTTGGGATAGCCGACGATGACGAGGCGTTCGCGGTCGACGCCGTGGGCAACAAGCTGGTCGACCACCTTTGGCCCGGCCACGAAGCTGCGGTCGAAGCGCGTGTAGTCGGGATGGTAGGCGACGCTCCTGTCCCCGGCGCCGTGCGGCACCTTCGCGAAGTAAGGCATGCGATCATCCGGGAGGTGCTTCTTCAGCCGCAGACAGGTCCGCTCCGTCGAGATAATCATGTTCGCGCTGGCGAATAGCGGAAGATTGGCGCGCAGGCGCATGAGGCGGCTTGCGGGAAGCACGCGGTCGAAGATCGTGGCGACAGCCTTGCGCCAGCCCGATAGTTTCAATTCTTCCCAGCGGATCAGCTCAGACGAAGCAGGCTCGATCAGTTCTTCCAAGCGGGCCCGTATTTCGGGCGTCGCATAGGCGACTACCGTCTCGATCCCGCGATGCAATCTGGCAGTCGCCGCCGCAATTCCCGCAAGGTGAGCAACCTGATGACCTGCGTCGTGATTGAAGAGGAATATGGCCCGCATGGCAGGCGCCATAGTGCGGGTAGTGGGTAGTCGCAAACCATGCAATTGCACCGCAAGGACATTTCGTTCAAAGGTCCGCGCCATGCAGCCGGCTACAGAACCCGCAAAAAGACGTGACGGGTTGTCGAATATCCTGCGCAACCTAGCCTGGATTCTCGGGGGCAAGGGCTTCGGCGCGGTCTGCAGTTTCTTCTATCTGGCGATCCTTGCGCGCTCCCTCGGCCTAAAGGATTTCGGACACTTTTCCCTGATTTTCGGAACTGCGCAGGCCCTGGTGGCCGTCGCCGGTTTCCAGACATGGCAGACGCTGGTCCGTTTCGGCGCGCAGCCGGTCCTTGAAGAAGATCATCCAAGGTTTGGTCGCCTGATCTGGTTTTGTACATCTGCCGACGTGCTCGGCGCGATAACCGGCTGTGTGATCGCAGCATTGCTCTATTTCGGGTTCGCCGAAATCCTCGAACTGAATCCCGAGTACGTGACGATGGGCTTTCTGTTCGCCTGCGCCCTCATGTGGTCGCGCCTGACTACGCCGAGCGGGATTGTCCGCGTGCTCGGGCGCTTCGATGTGGGTATGTATATCGAAGCGGTGGTTCCAACCGGTCGCCTTATTGCCAGCGGGATCATCCTGTGGACCGGTGCGAGCGTGGGCAAGTTCCTCTTCGCCTGGGCATTGTTCGACCTGCTTTCCGCCGCACTCTACTGGATCGCCGCAAGGCGCCTTGCACCACTGGCCTTCCACCGCAGGCACTTCGGGCACTGGAACCAGATGCTGCGCGAAAACGATGGGGTCAGGAGCTTCTTCGGCGTGACTTATGTCGCAACGACACTCGATGCTGCGGTAAGGCAGGGGCCTCTCCTTGCCGTGGGCTATTTCCTAGGGACTTCGGCGGCGGGCCTGTACCGACTTGCCGACCAGCTCGCACAAGGCGTAAAACAATTCGCGGTCCTTATCGCGCGAGCAGTCCTTCCCGAGTTCGCGATTTCGTCCATGGCGGACGAGGCCCATCGTTTCGAAGTCCTGGTGCGCAAGGTTACCAGGATTGCGGCTCTCGCGGGCGTCACGGTCCTCGTGCTGGCGATATTCCTCGGAGAACCCCTGCTCGTCCTCATCGGCGGGTCCGATTACGCGCGCGGGGCAGTGGTCCTCATCCCCTTGGCGGTGGGCGCCGCCTTCGAGCTTGCCAGCGTTTCGTACGAGCCGATGCTCTATTCGACCGGCCATGCGAAGTATGCGCTGCGCGTCCGCCTCTTCGCCTTGGCCGTACTGATTGGCGCAATCCTCGTTTTCGTATCGTCGGGTCCGGTCGGAGTTGGATGGGCGGTGGCCCTGGCAATGAGCGTCTTCTACGTCGCCATGAGCGTGACCGTGTGGGTCATTCTTCGCCACCTTCGCAAAAAGGCGGCTGCGACGTGACCTACTCGGCATTGATTCTCGCGGGCACGCGGCCGGGCGGAGATCCGCTGGCCGGAACTGAGGGAAAGCCGCACAAGGCGCTGATCGAGCTCGAGGGTGTAGCGCTGCTCGAACGCGTATCGCGCTCGTTGCGAGAAGCAGGTGCGAGACGTATCGCGGTATCGTGCGATCACCCGGACGTCGTAGCCCTGGCTCGCTCGCTCGGTCTGGAGGTTCTCCCTACCGGGCAAGGGCCGAGTGAAAGCACGGCGATCGCATTTGCTGAGCTGGGTGCTCCGCTCCTGGTGACTACTGCGGACCATGGTCTGCTGAAGCCCGAATGGGTCAGGCACATCGTCGAAACCACACCGCAAGCGGCAGACTTGTCGATCATGCTGGCAGAGCGTCGCGATATCGAAGCGGCGATGCCCGGCTCGAAGCGGACCTACCTTCGCCTTGCGGACGGAGCATGGTCCGGTTGCAATCTATTCTACCTCCAGCACGAAGGGGCAAGGCGGGCCATCGAAAGCTGGAAAGCGGTGGAAGCCGACCGCAAGCGTCCGTGGCGGATCGTTCGCCGCCTGGGCTTCACGACGCTCGTCAAATACGCGCTGGGTCGGCTTTCGATGGCGCAGGCAATCGAGATGCTTGGGACGCGCATGGGCGTAAGGGCAAGCCTTGTTAAGGCGCCGGACGGCCTCGCCGCAGTCGATGTCGATAAGCCTGAAGACCTCAATGATATCCGTGAGTTGCTTCGGCAGGGGCGTGCATAGGCGCAAAAGCGGTTTTCACTTCCGGTTTTTCAGGCATACTGCCTTAAAACGTGGGGAGAGAGCGTTTGGGCTTGCGCAGTCTTTACGACCGGCATGTCATGCCGAGGATGATCACCCTTGCCTGCGGGCAAAAGGGCATCGAGGAACGGCGTAGGCAGATCGTCCCGCTGGCTGAAGGAAGCGTTTTCGAACTGGGGTGTGGGGGCGGTCTCAACCAGCCGCTATACGATCCGGATCGTGTCGAGAGCTTTGCGGGCATCGATCCTAACGAAAAGCTTTTGGATAGCGCACGCGAGAGAGCGCGCGAGCGTGGCTGGACTGCGGATATCCGAGAAGGGGTCGGTGAAGAGATCCCATTCGCCGACGGCACATTCGACACGGCCGTTTGCACCTATACGCTTTGTAGCGTCGAGGATCCATCGAAGGTTCTCGGGGAACTGCGCAGGATCCTGAAACCCGGAGGGCGTTTGCTCTTCCTCGAGCATGGCCGAGCTCCCGATGCCTCCGTTGCCAAGTGGCAAGACCGGATCGAGCCGGTCTGGAAACCGTTGGCGGGCGGGTGCCATCTGACGCGTCCGATTGGCTCCGCCTTGCGCGGCGCGGGTTTTGAGGTCGAGCCGCTAGGACAGGCCTATCTCGACCATACGCCGAAAGTGATGGGCTGGATGGAGTGGGGCGTAGCCCGCCGCGCGGGTGTCTGACGGACGACCGCCCACCTGACCGAAGCCAGGCGGGCGGTGTCGATCACATTAGTCTCCGAAGGTGCGCTGCCACCAACCGCGCTTGGGCTTGCCACCCTCGTCGGTTGATTGGTCGTCCTGCTTCGCCGCGGATTCGGCCGTTTCAGGCGTGTCCTTAGGACCGGCAACGACAGCCATGTCTTCCTTGACCTGATCGGCGACCTCTTCGGTGGCCTTCTTCTTGCGGGGGCGCTTGGCCTTCGGTTTTTCCTCGACCGGTGCGGCATCATCGACGGTTTCCGAAGGAGTTTCTTCCACCTTCTTCTTCCGAGTGCGCTTCGGCTTGGGCTTCTCCTCGCCATCTTCAGCGTTCGCCGGAGCATCCGCTACCTTCTCGTCGGCTTTTTTCCTTCGCGTCCGCTTCGGCTTTTCGGCAGGTGCCTCTTCGACAGCCGCTTCGGCCTCTTCGGTGACCTTCTTCTTGCGAGGCGCGCGCTTGCGCTTGGGCTTTTCCTCCTCGGCCGCCTGGCCGGCGGTTTCGGGGGTGTCATCCGGACCCGCTACAACGGCCATGTCCTCGACGATCTGCTCCGACACCTCTTCGAGGTTCTCCGCGTCCTGCGACGTTACCTCGTCGGACTTGCCGCCGCGTCCACGACCACCGCGCCTGCGACCACCGCGACGACGACGCTTTTTCGGCTTGTCTTCGCCGTCGTCATCTTCGTCTTCGTTTTCATTCTCGGGTTCGCTGCCGGAATCTTCGTCTTCGCCGTTGTCCGAATCCTGTTCGCGGCCTCGGTTGCGACCACGTCCGCCGCGGCGACGGCGACGCTTCTTGCGGGGACGGTCATCATCTTCGTCCTCGTCGGAAGACTCGACGAACTCTTCTTCGTCGTCATCCTCGTCATCGACAATCGTATCGAACTTGGGTGCG
This DNA window, taken from Qipengyuania seohaensis, encodes the following:
- a CDS encoding nucleotidyltransferase family protein, which gives rise to MTYSALILAGTRPGGDPLAGTEGKPHKALIELEGVALLERVSRSLREAGARRIAVSCDHPDVVALARSLGLEVLPTGQGPSESTAIAFAELGAPLLVTTADHGLLKPEWVRHIVETTPQAADLSIMLAERRDIEAAMPGSKRTYLRLADGAWSGCNLFYLQHEGARRAIESWKAVEADRKRPWRIVRRLGFTTLVKYALGRLSMAQAIEMLGTRMGVRASLVKAPDGLAAVDVDKPEDLNDIRELLRQGRA
- a CDS encoding lipopolysaccharide biosynthesis protein, which encodes MQPATEPAKRRDGLSNILRNLAWILGGKGFGAVCSFFYLAILARSLGLKDFGHFSLIFGTAQALVAVAGFQTWQTLVRFGAQPVLEEDHPRFGRLIWFCTSADVLGAITGCVIAALLYFGFAEILELNPEYVTMGFLFACALMWSRLTTPSGIVRVLGRFDVGMYIEAVVPTGRLIASGIILWTGASVGKFLFAWALFDLLSAALYWIAARRLAPLAFHRRHFGHWNQMLRENDGVRSFFGVTYVATTLDAAVRQGPLLAVGYFLGTSAAGLYRLADQLAQGVKQFAVLIARAVLPEFAISSMADEAHRFEVLVRKVTRIAALAGVTVLVLAIFLGEPLLVLIGGSDYARGAVVLIPLAVGAAFELASVSYEPMLYSTGHAKYALRVRLFALAVLIGAILVFVSSGPVGVGWAVALAMSVFYVAMSVTVWVILRHLRKKAAAT
- a CDS encoding HAD family hydrolase produces the protein MGVHIAIYDLDRTLTRRPTFTPFLAFAARRHAAWRLGLFPVWIAAMIGYRLGLYSRTSLKRFGMKLMVGDVGLDRLEGLGDEYAEARIRNPGLMPGVMAMVEDDRNSGAAMMVATAAFGFYAQGFAKRLGFEHLIATLWNGEEIPGGNCYGETKKKRVLAWFSSQRIDRAAAHVRFLSDSFADAPLLDWADEPFFVTSSESDAAKARARGWKVIDPLAL
- the zapE gene encoding cell division protein ZapE, giving the protein MTGMLARYERLVAAGELQPDPDQRRAAERLDKLQKALESEEPGGLLSRLFQAKKTRPQGVYMWGGVGRGKSMLMDLFVETLTIAEKRRVHFHEFMLEVDRMIRDERKKEAGNPIAPVAARIANDVRCLAFDEMVVNNTADAAIMARLFTALICDEGVTIVTTSNRPPSDLYKDGLNRSLFLPFIDLVQAELDLVPLNGPTDYRLDRLGDLATWHTPLGNDATAQVREAFFRLTDYAPEDAEHVPSGELELGGGRTLHVPKSFKGVGVFSFKRLCGENRGAADYLAIAHAYHSVIVVGIPRLSPENRNGAIRFTKLIDALYENSVKLFATAAAEPEDLYTSGDGSFEFERTVSRLKEMQSADYMARGHGLAA
- a CDS encoding PaaI family thioesterase codes for the protein MVLPDTVFEHGPDPENPGWRHWNLKDQSLFNGAVMGKLITRVDEDGRSRLRMFPERRHENLQGIIHGAVSLSLIDISLFTTMHTIGTGNAGPSVTLELSTQFVGGGDPKRPLDAVCEIVRETGSLVFVRGSVVQEEDVICAFSGIVKKMRTRPLPQ
- a CDS encoding class I SAM-dependent methyltransferase, giving the protein MITLACGQKGIEERRRQIVPLAEGSVFELGCGGGLNQPLYDPDRVESFAGIDPNEKLLDSARERARERGWTADIREGVGEEIPFADGTFDTAVCTYTLCSVEDPSKVLGELRRILKPGGRLLFLEHGRAPDASVAKWQDRIEPVWKPLAGGCHLTRPIGSALRGAGFEVEPLGQAYLDHTPKVMGWMEWGVARRAGV
- a CDS encoding succinate dehydrogenase iron-sulfur subunit, whose translation is MATFTLPKNSKISGKGRAHSAGGGTRVKKFKVYRYDPDSGENPRYDTFEIDLDDCGPMVLDALFKIKNEIDPTLTFRRSCREGICGSCSMNLNGKNGLACTTAIDDLKGEIRITPLPHMEVVKDLVPDFTHFYAQYASIRPWLQTVSPTPSGKERLQTPEQREQLDGLYECILCACCSTACPSYWWNSDKFLGPAILLQAYRWLADSRDEMTGERLDQLEDPFRLYRCHTIMNCANVCPKGLSPAKAIAETKKMMAERAI
- a CDS encoding XrtA/PEP-CTERM system amidotransferase, with the protein product MCGIAGIFHYETVKPVDPKRIEAMTLALAHRGPDGAGVWTAPGVGLGHRRLSIIDLEGSPQPMHSADDRATIVFNGEIYNYRALRRELAQDGAKFRTDGDTETILAAWQKWGPDCLSRLDGMFVFALYDHDRRQLFIARDRLGVKPLYVAQLPGGAIGFASELKGLLAHPLMRREIDPLAIEDYMTWGYVPDHRGILKNVSKLAAGHFMLLDHGRPLPEPKQWWDVSFEGRARGKTADRSAELLHLMREGVTSRMVADVPLGAFLSGGVDSSSVVALMSEASNRPVTSCSIGFDVESVDETAYARQVAKLFATDHHERIVSSDQFGQIDRIAAIFDEPFADASALPTLRVCELAREHVTVALSGDGADEAFAGYRRHLFQLREEQARSVLPARLRGAVFSGLGKVWPKADWAPRPLRAKTTLLSLAENGEAGYARALAILSPELRDGLYGETLLTARGEYRAEQPFEQLMRRAPARSGLDRAQYADLKFWLPGDILTKTDRTSMAVGLEAREPLLDHRLVEFGATLPQRERIRGNDGKWLLKHTMERYLPHDILYRKKQGFVTPLAQWFRGPLADEARRIASSSLLVDSGWFQRSALVRLAENHIEGRSDNGRTLWQLLMLERSLRHLRPSA
- the xrtA gene encoding exosortase A, with the protein product MRTAVQLDVAPADRPAEHGGSWSGAVVRVLLAWAGLFLLTFREWTRMAHQWWNIDTYSHILLIPAIIAWLVWLQRDELRKIRPSAGWIGFVWLIVGLAVWLAGRTLDINLIAQAGTLAAFQGAAIAVIGGRASLVLAFPLFYSSFLVPFGDEIIPQLQAITAHITTWLTVASGIETVSDGIYIDTPAGLFIVAEACSGVKFLIAMVTLGILVAHACFTSWNRRLWFLLACVVVPIVANGVRAWATIFIAQYVGAEAAGSFDHIVYGWFFFGIVIALVLGVAWRWFERDPEDAGFTAQEAAAFPVIERFDGAPASARVALAIVTALIAFAVLVRLV